From the genome of Phlebotomus papatasi isolate M1 chromosome 2, Ppap_2.1, whole genome shotgun sequence:
ttaaatctcagctttaaatatTTCGTGAGTGAGCAGTAAAAGATGAATTGAGGAATTTCCCATGATTAATTTTAGCCTCAAGTGAGAAATAAGTCTTGAGGGTGGCTACATCAATTACCAGCAATTACACAGTACACACGCCACTCAATTAGTTTCTCGCCAATGTCCACTTGGTCATATTAATTCCCCTTTTGGATCACAAAGTCCCCAATCCCTTGGTATATTTTGCGTTATTGTCCTCCTTTGTCGTCTTGCGCTTCGGAAGCAAATTGAATTGACACAATTGAGAGACAAACGTCCATTTCAGAGACGAACAAGTCGCTGGAGCGCAACACAATAATCACATTCTTGGCAATTAGCAGCTCACTTTTAAGGCAATTTGCCGTGCTTTGATGCACCAAAAGGGCAAGAATGAGACGGAGGATGTCTTCGATGCCAAGAAGATCACCTCAAGAAACAAGCTCTTTCTCCTGGATGGTATGGGCGAGATACCAAAGAATGAGAAGAAGCGTCATTTTATTGCATAAAATTATGCTACATCTCCAATGCAATCTACCTCACCATGCCTTTTAGGTAGCTTTGAGTATGCCCCAGACAAAATCCACTTTGTTGCATTGGCACTAAAACAATAATTACTCTATTACAGTGACTTTTGTCTTCTTACaccaaataattgtaattgaaTTAATGTACTGTCTCGTGCATTTTTTCCCCTCACTTTCATGTCTGACTTAACacacttttcttcttttctgCACTTTTGtcttttcaattgtttttttttcaccctcTTGGCGCTAAATTGAGTGGGTGTTTCCACCTAATTGTCTTGCGTGCTTGTGGACAAAAAGGAAGGTTTGGTATCTCATTTTTAGAACaaggaattaaattaaatttccgtTACActcatttgaatttaaacatTGGAAACGAGAGTACACGATTGTCAGCCGAATGAAGAACGAATTAAATTGAGCCTAATCCACATggaagacaaaatattttagtactcAATCAGAGAATATGTTAGGATCAGAATACTTTATGGATCAATTATTTAACGACAATACGAACACGTTTTTATGgcggttttcaaaattttctacagGGGAAAGTGTTCTCCcttagaacgttcatgccttcgaataatgtgaattttctttcagttttcctgagaaacttacacatttctattaaatattagttggcttatcatcaattgttgataattccgtgagaatttaatgtaaatctattatgaaaaactaaagaaattaGAAACTAaagaaggcatgaacgttcgaagggagagcactttcccctatccttcACAAACTGTtagattttctgcaaaataactgacaaatttgaaaatccAATAACATTAGTACGAacaattttctcaaattgagaacatgaatttcaatttgaaagaaaaaattaaatggaaCAATTCGTTTACAGTTTGATTGATTCCGTTTATTTGATCTTTAAGAATTATGAAcctgttagaaaaattacatacgAATTTAGAACTGAATGAATGACAGTTATGTTGTCACAGGACGAAATGAATGACAGTTcctaatttttagtacaagcaGCTATTTAACATTCAATTAAATACACAACTGAACGATTACTGCTAAATTACTAAATTACTGCTAAATGGTGCTACTCCAATGAAAAACGAAAAGGGGACATTTTTCTCCTGGATATTTTTTAGCACAGGACTGTTCTCAACTCAATTTCTAAATTATCAAGTTTCTTCTAAATTTTCGACTTTTCTTTTAGTTGGTTCTTGTCTTGAACATCTTTCCCtgtcctcgccgtgttctaaaaccaccaaacagttgtAACAAGAACCagaacaaagaaaagtcaattatgcAGAACCACTTGAAAACAGTTCAAAGTCTCGAAAATAtactagaaattttttttgtagaattagtataaaagttttaagaaaGATTAAAAGggcataattagagaattctatgctattatacttcatttattaaacaaaaacttcacaagaaaattcattttcattggtgaacacacatgcatacataacctcaaaattattttatatgtaaccgtcgagaactcgtccggattacagagcgggcactgtacgtAACTTGTTGGGGAATTccgtaacgatatgacaatgtaaGGGGTGcataagtggctctcagagtgaaACCTGAGCGACGATCGGCAAAATTGGCCAATCTGATGCTAAAAATTGAGAGATCTGTACAATTTGGCTAAAAATCGGCAAATCGGCCGGCACCACTTTAGCGAAGACTCGGCAGATTTAAATGTCAGTTCGCTCGTTCTGCGGAAATTCTGCTGAATCGGCATACCGGCACGAAATCAacaaatcggcacaattttttaaaaagatcgGCACATCGGCACTCGAGTGAAGCATGAGCGGTACAGTTATCTACCCTGTGTGACAATGTCATTTGACGAATTTTCGTGTTAAAATTAGTGGTTCCAAATAACCGAGTTTTTAGAATAGACGGTTAATCGGTTTTGGATGGCTCCGAAACCGattaaccggtttaaaaccggtttcaaatttaggTTTAGATTATTTAACTTTGAGCATTTTTTCAGAACTTAAAATTTGAGtgtttatttaacaaataaatttattcttcttCTCAGTTAGTTTggaacttatttattttattacttttttttgtatttaaaatagttctgaaAATTTCAGAGTGCAGGAAAACTACTGGGAGTTTCTCCAATAATATTGTACCGTGAAAAAGCTAATGCAAAGTAGATTTCcgtaaaaataactattttttcatacaatttatttttcttagaataaattgtttataaacgTTGTCATTTTTGGTAATCTTTAATgaggaaatacttaaaaattttattttagatttttgaaaatgaaaaaaaaagaattttatagagAATACTCTAACGAACAAACCGAAAAAGTTTTCctctttagttttaaaatctaatgactagttaaatcttgttaaactcaagtttagaaaatttgaatcgtGGAAGAAAACTAATAatcgcaaaaatataaaaaaaagaatgttggAAGGATAGTTACgaaattttttctctatttttctttaaatcttctAAAAgtattgtcaattttttttccaacaaaaaattCAGATTTTTCGATTGGGAATGGTTtctaaagtcatttttttaGATCATTCTCTACAGAAAACATATCAATGCGtaatttttggtattatatatcattaaaatcatgattataatttatacaaaattcacaaataatttcatagacaaaaatccataggaattttgaaaaaaaaagaaataaaataaaaggaaacctTTTTTGCATTTTACTCCATTGGTTGGGAAACTAATAAATAccagattttgacaaaaaatttacaagaatcTTGTGTGGCAATCTTAGTGAATTTGAGTCTAATAAGATAGGTATGTAGTTAAAAATTagcaagatttaataaaaatctctatAAAGACAGGGAGAGGTAAACATATTGTTACTTTTCtacataaaacaaaattttacaagattgtactaaattgtttacaaatttttttctcaatgtacgtacaattcattttttagtcttgtaaatatttatttagggtttaaaaaattaaatattttcaagtgaagaAGTCCTGAGATAATTTTCGATAACCTTcaagcaaataattcttttcaagagTGGAAGAAACGTACAGGAATCCCATTACTTATCCttcatatattattaacatactaCTATACTACAGATTACACTTTTGCACTTTAGGTTCTCTTCTAAAGTCAAGGAAATACATTGCAGTGTATCttgaattttcaagaaataaacttaagcgagaaattttaaaatttttgtaaagagacgtttttaaaccggtttcatatctaaaaaccggttttaaaaccgtctccaaaataGGGCGGTTAGCCGGTTTTTCGAAACCGTTTAACCGTTGTTGGAATCACTAGTTAAAATCGAAAAGAGGACGACATTAAAGCCTAGTGAGCATCGAAAGGCCATTGCTAGGAGCTCCATGAAGTTCTTAGTAACGGATACATATGACTCTGCTTTTCGATTAAGTTTTCCGAATTCCCCTAgtgatcaatattttgattacaattatgcccagcgcacaataacttttgtttgtaaacatgttttcaaaatttcctatgagagtgagcgagatgactagatctaggtttcattcactcttattgaaatataaaaaacatgtttacaaaacaaaagtgattatgcgttgggcattacgttaagtcgtctctcagcttaagtcgttaCTGtgtataatggcctctacacattgggagcaatttctgtcaaaaattgcttttttgaaggaaattccctgcagcgttgtagggggaaacgtcaaatttctgtcaaaaacgcaatttttgaagaaaattgctcccaatgtgtagacgccttaaaacATTACGCTCCTTCAAATTTGAAGTAAATGAAAAATAGCGAGAGAACACGATAGCATCCCGAAAACGATACGAAATTAACCATTATCAAATTTACTAACAAAATTGtgttatttaaaacttttctgttatttttttagaataacattgttattcttttgcttaggaactacagtgctgtctcgctatatgcacagtttgggtactttttttgacagttctctctctgaatatgcacaactttttttgaaattctcaacggtttttttctttctttcaataaattatcattttttttgttctagaatttcccgtgttattttaaatataatatgagacagaaaaaataaaattaagaaaattaaaaacaagaaaaattagttaccaagaaaataattttctttattactttgttaaaatgtaaacaaattgattttgaatgcaaccaacacaaaagctgtgcatatagagagtgtgcatatacaGAGACAGTACTGTAATAAAAATATCTGTCAGATTTGTTTGAATTTGAAGTAAACCGAAAAAACGTAACAAAAGCCAACAAAATAAGATGCATGTAAAATCACGGAAATCACTGTTATATTCGATTgtcaaattaattgaatttaaaacttTATCTAGCCCCTATATTTCTCacctatttaaaataaaacgaatTGCAAATATCTGAGCAATTGAAACTGAGAGTGTTTCCTTTTTGAGTGGAAAAGTTGTGTGGAAAATTTCAGCATCTCTTTGAGTTTTGCAGGGAGGAAATTTCCTGAAGCAACAgttgaaaattctgatgaaATTAATGAACACTTTTCCCCCATCCGAGACATAAGGAGTGTGGGACAAATCCCACCCTCGGATGCTGAAGACACCTTTAGCACTCAACTCTCAATGTTTGAGGAAAAAAATCGGTGCAGGAGCAAAAGTTGAAAAggacttttggaaaatattctcaACACCCAGCACATTAAACACATTTTCCTATGAAAGTTTGAAGAGCACAACTTGTGCACTTTATTTTAACCTTAATACTATGTAGTTTTGAGAATAGTAACCGCAGGAAATGGGTCACTGTGAAACCCAAGAACTATTCTAAGCGTCAAAGGACATTTTGATGTACACTTTGTAAACGCTTTTCCAGTAAATgtccatttaaattttaaatatttttattgcatttttaatAAGTGTTGACATCGTTTTTGCTTTTTATTCGGGAAATTAAGTTCTTTTTCGATGATCTTTGCAGATTTCTTCCTAACTGCGTCTCAAGACTGACTTCAACCGAAGGGAAAATGTGAGCGTTATGCGAAGCACAGGAAACGACACTTCTTTTTCTCCgccattttaattatttaactgCTATCGGTGGGAAGAAGGGCATTCTGGTCAAGAAAACAGCAACACTAAgataaatcggttgaaaaggaTAGATTTCTCCTCCAATCGGCGAACAAAAGCTGAGGATGGCCATTAATTTCTCAGCTTCGTTCGCCGCCTGCCTAGCGGCGGGCCTAAAGGTACCCCGTCAGATAATGTACTGCATCTCTCAGGACACAGGAGCTCCCTATGTCCTATACAAAGATTCTCAGGAAGCTGCAGAACGGGGCGCTTTGGCAGCAGGTCAATGGGGTCCTGATATGTATGCTTCGATGCAGCAACAGAGTCCGCAACAGGCCCACATAGCGTCGCAGCATTCACAAAATGGCGCCCAACTGGCAAATGCAGCCCAAGCGGCGGCAGCTCAGGTAGCAGCTCAGCAGAATGCTGCAGCAGCAGGACCACAGAGTCCTTCTGGGGATGACAATGGAGCAGATCAGGCACACGGGGCACTGTCCAGTCCGGCTAGTAGTCCGTATCCGCAGCAGCAGCCGACGCAAGAGATGGAAGATGACGTAACGATCTCTCAGGTGAGACCCCTACAACTCAGGCTGACTCCAACACCTCTAGCTAAAAACGTCTTTCTGCAGGTGCCGTCGATGCAGCAGCACCAACAATCGCAGTCGCAGAGTTCGGCTGTGAATCAAGGCGGAGGGAACGCAGGTGGAGGACCGCAGCAGAATCAACAAAATCAGACGCAACAGCCATCACCTGAGCAGAATATTGACCTACCCAATGATGGACAGAGCCAACAGGCACAGACAGCATCAGCGACGCAAAACGGAGGACCACCTTGCTTTGAGCCACCTCAGCCCGAACTAGGAGGCTACTATGCTCCAAGGCACCCAGGAACACCTCAGGGTGCTATGCTCGGACCTCCAGGCTTTCCACCATTGCACTACCTGAACAAACCGGGATTACTTCCGGGTATGGGAGGAGCTGGTGGTATGGACCAAGCAACGAGCGCTCTAGACTCGTATGCAATGCCCGATCTCTTGCCTGGAGCCCATCAGATGCACCAAAACAACCAAGGAGCTGGCGGGAAGTCCAAGGGTAGTGATTTGCGTCTCTTCAAGTGTCTCACCTGCGGCAAGGACTTCAAACAGAAGAGTACCCTCCTACAACACGAACGTATCCATACAGATTCAAGACCGTATGGATGTCCCGAGTGTGGAAAACGTTTCCGGCAGCAATCACATCTCACGCAACACCTTCGCATCCATGCCAACGAGAAACCCTACTCGTGTGCGTATTGTCCGCGTAGCTTCCGGCAGCGCGCCATCCTCAATCAGCACCTTCGCATCCATTCGGGTGAGAAGCCCTACGCGTGCCCAGAGTGCGGCAAGCACTTTCGCCAGAAGGCCATCCTCAACCAACATGTGCGCACCCACCAAGGCGAGCGACACTTATTGACCGCTTTAGATGTTTTGTTCTTTTCTCTAAAAGATCTCACTTTATCTCTTCTTGGGAAAGAATACCCAAGCGGAGGAAAAGTTTCCGAAGGACCTCATGGATGTTGCTCAATGAAAACATTTTTGGATTGTTTACCTAACCTTGACTTGACCTTGACGAAGGATCTTGCTAAGTAATCATGGCAATATCCACAGGTCCTTCGGAAGGCAGTAATTCTGCACTAACCAGAGATCGAAGATCGCGATCATTTCATATTTATTATTCacaaaaaacaaattgaaatgaaatgcAATGCTCTCACTCTGGGTATTATTTTGGCTTCTTTCCCGAAATCTTctcattttttgcaaaatcatCTCCTTcataccaaaaaaataaataaataatcattcCGGAAATAATAAATATGAAATGATAGCTCAGTATTCGCGATGAGTGAAGGAGCTCGCTTTGGATCGTGGGTGCAGATGTTGGATTAACTTTCTGTCTCTTTTTTCACTCCATCCAACAGATGTTTCACCGCATTTGGTCTTCAAGAATGGTCCTATGCCAACGCTATGGCCCCAGGATATGCCCTATCCGGGTCCGGAGGATGGACACACGAAAGATGAACAGGCGAGTGCTTTTGGGGATGATGCATCGCAAGGTGGTGAGTCGAGAGCGTGCTTCTCACCGGATGGCGCCAATGGAACCCTCCAATATCCGTCGTACTTCAAAGACACCAAAGGTGTCAATCACTCTGTGTTTGGCGCCAACATTGGTTCCCTGCAATACCTGAAGCAGGGCCAGAAGGGCATGCTGCCCGATGTGATCCAGCACGGACGATCAGCCGGAATGCCACTGTATGTGCGATGTCCCATCTGCCAGAAGGAATTCAAGCAGAAGAGTACCCTCCTTCAGCACGGTTGCATCCACATCGAATCCCGCCCGTATCCTTGTCCGGAATGTGGAAAACGTTTCCGACAGCAATCGCATCTTACCCAACACTTGCGAATACACACCAATGAGAAGCCCTATGGCTGCATCTACTGCCCGCGATTCTTCCGTCAGAGGACCATCCTCAACCAGGTGAGATTTGTATTCAGCTTTCAGATAGATAATTTGCTGACTTTTGATGTTTCTTTGTAGCACATTCGTATCCATACCGGCGAGAAGCCATACAAATGCGCACAGTGTGGAAAGGACTTTAGGCAGAAAGCCATCCTTGATCAGCACACAAGGACCCACCAGGTAGTTGTATAGTTTGAGTGATTGTACTTACTTACCTTGAAAGCCGTTCGTGACTTCCCAATGGTATTGGTTACCCAATCTTTAATCACTTACCTGAGTGTACCGGAACCTATCAGGCATCTAGCTCGCTTGAAGGTGAACATAGGAATTGAGAGGAACAGGCTATGTGTCACATTACATAGAGGttgagttataaaaaaaaacaaaattgggaGTCATTCCAATATTGTAGAATGGGGGATAGGCGATATTTTGCACACTATTCTTCAAAATGCAAGTTTAATCCGGCTCTAAGGACCAAAATAGATATTtaaagtagactctcgctcaatcggttccttttcaatcgggcgcaaaattttgctgacaattttcatgtttgattttaaagcaaatttgttcaaattcactgtagttcctcttgttttatcgtgattctttatatttgagcgctttttgtggaatttacaatgattttgatgcccaaatctttcgataatttggatgatattttgccccatatgcccaattgagagaaatGTCTACTGTCGTTGTGCTTTCCGCTCTGTCGCCAACTGACACTGTCAGACTGTCAGTGACAGTAGCATTAAAACCAAGAAGACAGCTACTGAAGTTAGCTGCAGAACTCTGAgccgtttaaccctttaaaaccCAGCGCAAAATATCACGTTAAATGCCAGAATGGCATAAAATACCAAGTCGATTTTTTATAGGTAAAATACGAATTTTCgccatggtttttttttaataagattttaACAAGGCTCTCTAGTgttttgaaaatgtattttcttcaatttcgtataaaatatatttataattttttataatttttgtttcaaaaaagCATTAAATGCCATATTAGACCAGGATCGaattaattttcagttttttatagtagtatttctttatttaaatattttataatttttttcacattgaCTGCAGATCTTGCTTATATgattcttatgccctagacacacttacgactaaagtccagagacaacTAAgttcgttcatagccaagtcagttcctgacacactacgaaCGAGGATTAGTATTCTTTGATGTCCATAAagcataactttcgtgggtttttatgcagatatttctactgaaatgcactaatactcctcagaaaatgaaactatttgtaaattcatgtctcagtacacgtgcaataattattgccaattacaattatttgcgAGGTGGAAGTTAACTCGCGACTTAAAccaatttaggcgattctagtgaataattcttgtttttatacgtgaattgtgaagtaaatttaaaagtagtttcattttaaaggtgtgctagtgcatttcagtagaaatatctgcataaaaacccacgaaagttatgttttgtgagtgctagaaaattttaagcctcgtttgtagtgtgtcaggaactgacttggctatgaacgagcttagtcacctctggactttagtcgtaagtgtctAGGGTAGGGTATTACAAGCGTATTTATTGCAATGTTCGCAAACTGCATCACTCTCTGTATTGTCTCCCTCGTTGTACAGGATTGCTGATTGTAAAATCTGAATTCTGTCCATTTTCACATCAAAAACTATCAAAACAGAAAAAACTTTCACTGATtcacctaaaaaatgtataaaaattgaCTGGCATTTTACGCCAAATTGGTATTTTGCGCctgtttttagtttttttagaaatattgtctttaaaaaaatctttttttattgattgtTTAATAGAATAGGAAAGCCAAATAAATTCTTTACGCATTCGTGCAATCGATATTATTCAAATATGTAAGATTTCCCTGCTgtataaagcattaaaaaaagttggagtaaaatgccactttgggttttaaagtgttaaaatcgATGATTTTTCGATGACTTTATTGGGAAAAGCATTTTAAATCCCCTGTGTCCTCCGATGAGGACACTCCAATGGCGGTACAGGTGGGAAATTCCGAGAGGTGGATTGCGGCAGAGGATGTTGACGGGGAAGCTCAGCACTGGGCTTCAATCTTTGGCGGCTCCTGGGGATAGAGCTCACTGAGCttgcccaagaagcaattttttcttaatatagtcttgtagaattccccaagtaaggcattatagaacgaaaaatctttttatttgcttataacgctcttggttctatcactgagattactatttATAAGTagagtggcgcactcttaaggatcttaagagcttctataggtatttcaacagaaaattatcacttttagtcttttaaaagtgcacttaaagacttgtttaatacttggttctataacgcAGCTAATTTGCTTATGGGGTGGTGTCGTGGTGACGGTGAAGGAGTCGATCTTGGGCTGATAATGAGAAGAGGCTTCGGCGATGTTGCTTCCTCGGCAGACAGTAGTGGAAAGAGACCGATTGGCGGTCTTTTTCCTATCAGCTGCTGTTCACTTTTTCTTCCTCTCTTCGCCCtcagcgccctcgtcgcctcagcagggcacTTTCGCAACAACTTTCTcatgaaatttgaaaatatatgtAGTTAGGTGCGTCACATCCTTGGCCATGTCCCTTCTCAATCAACCTTTGAGCTTTGTATTTTCCGCAAATAATGCAgaaaaaaagtataatgttGCTAAATATGATCTCAGACAATTTCTCCCACGCGGAAAGACAGATTCTCAAGCGATCATTGACACGttaaaaaatgcattgaaaGAAACGTCCTAAAATCAATCTTTGCGGAGATGCACAAAAGATGCAACTAAGGGGAAGGTCTTGGCCTCTCCTTCATCTCTTCATCATCTACATGGTTCTTTGTCATGAAGATGcaatttgataaatttgatGAGTGACATGGCAAAAAATTTCACGGATAAAGTTGACGCACCACTCCAAAATGCCACTCCTCTATCTGATACTTCAATCTCTCTCTGAGATTCTTATTATTAGTTTTATTGTTGCTCATCGAAGAATTTTGCACTTCGATtggaacataacctcaatgttTTACTTCGATAGGGTGACCGTCCATTCTGCTGTCCCATGCCAAATTGTCGACGACGCTTCGCCACGGAACCTGAGGTGAAGAAGCACATTGACAACCATATGAATCCACACTCCTCCAAGTCCCGCCGCGGTTTGAGTGCAATGGCGGCTGCGGCAGCTGCTGCG
Proteins encoded in this window:
- the LOC129802212 gene encoding zinc finger protein 835-like isoform X5 gives rise to the protein MAINFSASFAACLAAGLKVPRQIMYCISQDTGAPYVLYKDSQEAAERGALAAGQWGPDMYASMQQQSPQQAHIASQHSQNGAQLANAAQAAAAQVAAQQNAAAAGPQSPSGDDNGADQAHGALSSPASSPYPQQQPTQEMEDDVTISQVRPLQLRLTPTPLAKNVFLQVPSMQQHQQSQSQSSAVNQGGGNAGGGPQQNQQNQTQQPSPEQNIDLPNDGQSQQAQTASATQNGGPPCFEPPQPELGGYYAPRHPGTPQGAMLGPPGFPPLHYLNKPGLLPGMGGAGGMDQATSALDSYAMPDLLPGAHQMHQNNQGAGGKSKGSDLRLFKCLTCGKDFKQKSTLLQHERIHTDSRPYGCPECGKRFRQQSHLTQHLRIHANEKPYSCAYCPRSFRQRAILNQHLRIHSDVSPHLVFKNGPMPTLWPQDMPYPGPEDGHTKDEQASAFGDDASQGGESRACFSPDGANGTLQYPSYFKDTKGVNHSVFGANIGSLQYLKQGQKGMLPDVIQHGRSAGMPLYVRCPICQKEFKQKSTLLQHGCIHIESRPYPCPECGKRFRQQSHLTQHLRIHTNEKPYGCIYCPRFFRQRTILNQHIRIHTGEKPYKCAQCGKDFRQKAILDQHTRTHQVGDRPFCCPMPNCRRRFATEPEVKKHIDNHMNPHSSKSRRGLSAMAAAAAAAAAETKATPFLTMDKQTNLIPRMGPVVKHELYFPQCYAPPFNQAFGGQQQAHAGSVATSVASVVASVASANAASNNSAPTANGATNNSTPVPPANGTAPAVAQ
- the LOC129802212 gene encoding myeloid zinc finger 1-like isoform X2, whose amino-acid sequence is MAINFSASFAACLAAGLKVPRQIMYCISQDTGAPYVLYKDSQEAAERGALAAGQWGPDMYASMQQQSPQQAHIASQHSQNGAQLANAAQAAAAQVAAQQNAAAAGPQSPSGDDNGADQAHGALSSPASSPYPQQQPTQEMEDDVTISQVRPLQLRLTPTPLAKNVFLQVPSMQQHQQSQSQSSAVNQGGGNAGGGPQQNQQNQTQQPSPEQNIDLPNDGQSQQAQTASATQNGGPPCFEPPQPELGGYYAPRHPGTPQGAMLGPPGFPPLHYLNKPGLLPGMGGAGGMDQATSALDSYAMPDLLPGAHQMHQNNQGAGGKSKGSDLRLFKCLTCGKDFKQKSTLLQHERIHTDSRPYGCPECGKRFRQQSHLTQHLRIHANEKPYSCAYCPRSFRQRAILNQHLRIHSGEKPYACPECGKHFRQKAILNQHVRTHQDVSPHLVFKNGPMPTLWPQDMPYPGPEDGHTKDEQASAFGDDASQGGESRACFSPDGANGTLQYPSYFKDTKGVNHSVFGANIGSLQYLKQGQKGMLPDVIQHGRSAGMPLYVRCPICQKEFKQKSTLLQHGCIHIESRPYPCPECGKRFRQQSHLTQHLRIHTNEKPYGCIYCPRFFRQRTILNQHIRIHTGEKPYKCAQCGKDFRQKAILDQHTRTHQGDRPFCCPMPNCRRRFATEPEVKKHIDNHMNPHSSKSRRGLSAMAAAAAAAAAETKATPFLTMDKQTNLIPRMGPVVKHELYFPQCYAPPFNQAFGGQQQAHAGSVATSVASVVASVASANAASNNSAPTANGATNNSTPVPPANGTAPAVAQ
- the LOC129802212 gene encoding myeloid zinc finger 1-like isoform X1, with amino-acid sequence MAINFSASFAACLAAGLKVPRQIMYCISQDTGAPYVLYKDSQEAAERGALAAGQWGPDMYASMQQQSPQQAHIASQHSQNGAQLANAAQAAAAQVAAQQNAAAAGPQSPSGDDNGADQAHGALSSPASSPYPQQQPTQEMEDDVTISQVRPLQLRLTPTPLAKNVFLQVPSMQQHQQSQSQSSAVNQGGGNAGGGPQQNQQNQTQQPSPEQNIDLPNDGQSQQAQTASATQNGGPPCFEPPQPELGGYYAPRHPGTPQGAMLGPPGFPPLHYLNKPGLLPGMGGAGGMDQATSALDSYAMPDLLPGAHQMHQNNQGAGGKSKGSDLRLFKCLTCGKDFKQKSTLLQHERIHTDSRPYGCPECGKRFRQQSHLTQHLRIHANEKPYSCAYCPRSFRQRAILNQHLRIHSGEKPYACPECGKHFRQKAILNQHVRTHQDVSPHLVFKNGPMPTLWPQDMPYPGPEDGHTKDEQASAFGDDASQGGESRACFSPDGANGTLQYPSYFKDTKGVNHSVFGANIGSLQYLKQGQKGMLPDVIQHGRSAGMPLYVRCPICQKEFKQKSTLLQHGCIHIESRPYPCPECGKRFRQQSHLTQHLRIHTNEKPYGCIYCPRFFRQRTILNQHIRIHTGEKPYKCAQCGKDFRQKAILDQHTRTHQVGDRPFCCPMPNCRRRFATEPEVKKHIDNHMNPHSSKSRRGLSAMAAAAAAAAAETKATPFLTMDKQTNLIPRMGPVVKHELYFPQCYAPPFNQAFGGQQQAHAGSVATSVASVVASVASANAASNNSAPTANGATNNSTPVPPANGTAPAVAQ
- the LOC129802212 gene encoding zinc finger protein 835-like isoform X6, whose protein sequence is MAINFSASFAACLAAGLKVPRQIMYCISQDTGAPYVLYKDSQEAAERGALAAGQWGPDMYASMQQQSPQQAHIASQHSQNGAQLANAAQAAAAQVAAQQNAAAAGPQSPSGDDNGADQAHGALSSPASSPYPQQQPTQEMEDDVTISQVRPLQLRLTPTPLAKNVFLQVPSMQQHQQSQSQSSAVNQGGGNAGGGPQQNQQNQTQQPSPEQNIDLPNDGQSQQAQTASATQNGGPPCFEPPQPELGGYYAPRHPGTPQGAMLGPPGFPPLHYLNKPGLLPGMGGAGGMDQATSALDSYAMPDLLPGAHQMHQNNQGAGGKSKGSDLRLFKCLTCGKDFKQKSTLLQHERIHTDSRPYGCPECGKRFRQQSHLTQHLRIHANEKPYSCAYCPRSFRQRAILNQHLRIHSDVSPHLVFKNGPMPTLWPQDMPYPGPEDGHTKDEQASAFGDDASQGGESRACFSPDGANGTLQYPSYFKDTKGVNHSVFGANIGSLQYLKQGQKGMLPDVIQHGRSAGMPLYVRCPICQKEFKQKSTLLQHGCIHIESRPYPCPECGKRFRQQSHLTQHLRIHTNEKPYGCIYCPRFFRQRTILNQHIRIHTGEKPYKCAQCGKDFRQKAILDQHTRTHQGDRPFCCPMPNCRRRFATEPEVKKHIDNHMNPHSSKSRRGLSAMAAAAAAAAAETKATPFLTMDKQTNLIPRMGPVVKHELYFPQCYAPPFNQAFGGQQQAHAGSVATSVASVVASVASANAASNNSAPTANGATNNSTPVPPANGTAPAVAQ